In Miscanthus floridulus cultivar M001 chromosome 5, ASM1932011v1, whole genome shotgun sequence, one genomic interval encodes:
- the LOC136451018 gene encoding probable auxin efflux carrier component 5a isoform X2, which produces MIGWGEVYKVVAATVPLYFALFLGYGSVRWWRIFTREQCDAVNRLVAFFALPFFTFEFTLHTDPFQVNYRAVAADVISKAVIVGVIACWAARVTSAGKGAGGGGWAGCAVGWSITGFSLSTLTNSLVVGVPMARAMYGEWAQQLVVQLSVFQAIVWLTLLLFVLEIRKAAIGMYVDVPDSPVKDVEAADPAASAATVVVVPIVASDKPSLWALVKVVAHKLSRNPNTYASFVGITWACVANRVVHGAAGEGAGVRAQLRGAGPRAQVRARPGRHGHRLHRRRPPRRRPPRCHHTGCTTSIHHIIYICKRIWVAC; this is translated from the exons ATGATCGGGTGGGGCGAGGTGTACAAGGTGGTGGCGGCGACGGTGCCGCTCTACTTCGCGCTGTTCCTGGGCTACGGCTCCGTGCGGTGGTGGCGCATCTTCACGCGGGAGCAGTGCGACGCCGTGAACCGGCTGGTGGCCTTCTTCGCGCTGCCCTTCTTCACCTTCGAGTTCACGCTGCACACGGACCCGTTCCAGGTGAACTACCGCGCCGTCGCCGCGGACGTCATCTCCAAGGCCGTCATCGTCGGTGTCATCGCCTGTTGGGCCGCCAGGGTCACCTCCGCGGGCAAGGgcgccggtggcggcggctgggCCGGCTGCGCCGTCGGCTGGTCCATCACCGGCTTCTCGCTGTCAACGCTCACCAACTCCCTCGTCGTCGGCGTGCCCATGGCCAGGGCCATGTACGGCGAGTGGGCGCAGCAGCTCGTCGTCCAGCTCTCCGTCTTCCAGGCCATCGTCTGGCTCACGCTCCTCCTCTTCGTGCTCGAGATCAGGAAGGCCGCCATCGGCATGTACGTCGACGTGCCGGACTCGCCGGTTAAGGACGTCGAGGCCGCCGACCCCGCCGCCTCTGCTGCCACCGTCGTCGTGGTCCCTATCGTCGCCAGCGACAAGCCCTCGCTCTGGGCGCTCGTCAAGGTGGTGGCGCACAAGCTGTCGCGCAACCCCAACACGTACGCCAGCTTCGTCGGCATCACCTGGGCCTGCGTTGCCAACAG GGTTGTTCATGGCGCAGCAGGAGAAGGTGCTGGCGTGCGGGCCCAGCTTCGCGGCGCTGGGCCTCGTGCTCAAGTTCGCGCTCGGCccggccgccatggccatcggcTCCATCGCCGTCGGCCTCCGCGGCGACGTCCTCCGCGTTGCCATCATACAG GCTGCACTACCTCAATCCATCACATCATTTATATTTGCAAAAGAATATGGGTTGCATGCTGA
- the LOC136451019 gene encoding stearoyl-[acyl-carrier-protein] 9-desaturase 2, chloroplastic, whose protein sequence is MALRLNDVALCLSPPLAARRRRCRSGGSRFVAVASMTSAVSTKVENKKPFAPPREVHVQVTHSMPPQKIEIFKSLDDWARDNILTHLKPVEKCWQPQDFLPDPSSEEFHDEVKELRERAKEIPDDYFVCLVGDMITEEALPTYQTMLNTLDGVRDETGASPTAWAVWTRAWTAEENRHGDLLNKYMYLTGRVDMRQIEKTIQYLIGSGMDPRTENNPYLGFIYTSFQERATFISHGNTARHAKDFGDLKLAQICGIIASDEKRHETAYTKIVEKLFEIDPDGTVVALADMMKKKISMPAHLMFDGQDDKLFEHFSMVAQRLGVYTARDYADILEFLVDRWKVADLTGLSGEGNKAQDYLCTLASRIRKLDERAQSRAKKAGTLPFSWVYGREVQL, encoded by the exons ATGGCGCTCCGCCTCAACGACGTCGCGCTCTGCCTCTCCCCGCcgctcgccgcccgccgccgccgctgccgcagcGGCGGCAGCAGGTTCGTCGCCGTCGCCTCCATGACGTCCGCCGTCTCCACCAA GGTCGAGAATAAGAAGCCATTTGCTCCTCCAAGGGAGGTGCATGTCCAGGTTACACATTCAATGCCACCTCAGAAGATTGAAATTTTCAAGTCGCTTGATGATTGGGCTAGAGATAATATCTTGACGCATCTCAAGCCAGTTGAGAAGTGTTGGCAGCCACAGGATTTCCTCCCTGACCCATCATCTGAAGAATTTCATGACGAAGTTAAGGAGCTGAGAGAGCGTGCCAAGGAAATCCCTGATGATTATTTTGTTTGTTTGGTTGGAGACATGATTACTGAGGAAGCTCTTCCAACATACCAGACTATGCTTAACACCCTTGATGGTGTCAGAGATGAGACAGGTGCAAGCCCCACTGCCTGGGCTGTTTGGACGAGGGCATGGACTGCTGAGGAGAACAGGCATGGTGATCTGCTCAACAAGTATATGTACCTCACTGGGAGGGTGGATATGAGGCAAATTGAGAAGACAATTCAGTATCTTATTGGCTCTGGAATG GATCCTAGGACTGAGAATAATCCTTATCTTGGTTTCATCTACACCTCCTTCCAAGAGCGGGCGACCTTCATCTCACACGGGAACACTGCTCGTCACGCCAAGGACTTTGGTGACTTAAAGCTTGCACAGATCTGTGGCATCATCGCCTCAGATGAGAAGCGACATGAGACTGCGTACACCAAGATCGTGGAGAAGCTGTTTGAGATCGACCCTGATGGTACTGTGGTTGCTCTGGCTgacatgatgaagaagaagatctcAATGCCTGCTCACCTGATGTTTGACGGGCAGGACGACAAGCTGTTTGAGCACTTCTCCATGGTCGCGCAGAGGCTTGGCGTCTACACTGCCAGGGACTACGCCGACATCCTTGAGTTCCTTGTCGACAGGTGGAAGGTGGCGGATCTGACTGGTCTGTCAGGTGAAGGGAACAAGGCACAGGACTACCTTTGCACCCTTGCTTCAAGGATCAGGAAGCTGGACGAGAGGGCCCAGAGCAGAGCCAAGAAAGCAGGCACGCTGCCTTTCAGCTGGGTATATGGTAGGGAAGTCCAACTGTGA
- the LOC136451018 gene encoding probable auxin efflux carrier component 5a isoform X1, with product MIGWGEVYKVVAATVPLYFALFLGYGSVRWWRIFTREQCDAVNRLVAFFALPFFTFEFTLHTDPFQVNYRAVAADVISKAVIVGVIACWAARVTSAGKGAGGGGWAGCAVGWSITGFSLSTLTNSLVVGVPMARAMYGEWAQQLVVQLSVFQAIVWLTLLLFVLEIRKAAIGMYVDVPDSPVKDVEAADPAASAATVVVVPIVASDKPSLWALVKVVAHKLSRNPNTYASFVGITWACVANRLHIELPSAFEGSVLIMSKSGTGMAMFSMGLFMAQQEKVLACGPSFAALGLVLKFALGPAAMAIGSIAVGLRGDVLRVAIIQAALPQSITSFIFAKEYGLHADVLSTAVIFGMLVSLPLLVGFYIILELIR from the exons ATGATCGGGTGGGGCGAGGTGTACAAGGTGGTGGCGGCGACGGTGCCGCTCTACTTCGCGCTGTTCCTGGGCTACGGCTCCGTGCGGTGGTGGCGCATCTTCACGCGGGAGCAGTGCGACGCCGTGAACCGGCTGGTGGCCTTCTTCGCGCTGCCCTTCTTCACCTTCGAGTTCACGCTGCACACGGACCCGTTCCAGGTGAACTACCGCGCCGTCGCCGCGGACGTCATCTCCAAGGCCGTCATCGTCGGTGTCATCGCCTGTTGGGCCGCCAGGGTCACCTCCGCGGGCAAGGgcgccggtggcggcggctgggCCGGCTGCGCCGTCGGCTGGTCCATCACCGGCTTCTCGCTGTCAACGCTCACCAACTCCCTCGTCGTCGGCGTGCCCATGGCCAGGGCCATGTACGGCGAGTGGGCGCAGCAGCTCGTCGTCCAGCTCTCCGTCTTCCAGGCCATCGTCTGGCTCACGCTCCTCCTCTTCGTGCTCGAGATCAGGAAGGCCGCCATCGGCATGTACGTCGACGTGCCGGACTCGCCGGTTAAGGACGTCGAGGCCGCCGACCCCGCCGCCTCTGCTGCCACCGTCGTCGTGGTCCCTATCGTCGCCAGCGACAAGCCCTCGCTCTGGGCGCTCGTCAAGGTGGTGGCGCACAAGCTGTCGCGCAACCCCAACACGTACGCCAGCTTCGTCGGCATCACCTGGGCCTGCGTTGCCAACAG GCTGCACATCGAGTTGCCCAGCGCCTTCGAGGGATCGGTGCTCATCATGTCAAAGTCGGGCACAGGAATGGCCATGTTCAGCATGG GGTTGTTCATGGCGCAGCAGGAGAAGGTGCTGGCGTGCGGGCCCAGCTTCGCGGCGCTGGGCCTCGTGCTCAAGTTCGCGCTCGGCccggccgccatggccatcggcTCCATCGCCGTCGGCCTCCGCGGCGACGTCCTCCGCGTTGCCATCATACAG GCTGCACTACCTCAATCCATCACATCATTTATATTTGCAAAAGAATATGGGTTGCATGCTGATGTTCTTAGTACTGC GGTTATTTTTGGGATGCTTGTCTCCTTGCCGTTGCTAGTTGGATTTTATATCATTTTAGAGCTAATTAGGTAG